A genomic segment from Nymphalis io chromosome 15, ilAglIoxx1.1, whole genome shotgun sequence encodes:
- the LOC126773561 gene encoding uncharacterized protein LOC126773561: MSRTARKFVRVTKFLLAGVTIFCVSWMACVNEWHSGVRWKEHHNVQENLSTMRTIVGYSEGKQAELDRPSPEACSRLPAFPKIPFLNQTWSPGIQESTWQGVEGTSVSLYSAYYDERLPQRYIRVLAAFHGRNISSEKPLFCQTRSIDANDYSVEVVAAKPIEIWWNEWDNSSTHVETPVLLSCPLTEPLTEPSIISIVTEPCDDPSNGFYIRKIHLSLQYKRTFTICVKDLKFKNDISQNLVEWIETNKLLGAEKIDMYIDSLSKESEDVLLRYRSQGYVRLFKVPIKHKNERSLWQRRRDHIISYNDCLYRNIIESKYIVPLDIDEILLPKIAYTWTGLFKRLKYQGWNSNKYSAILVRNVFFFDFMQGTHSYKPSKHTNETKIYIKRDDVRIGNEQSLVVKEIELIDDTSYFKYNLNNNLSDDYDTIKYRSECDKDLPIPKLASHIVSSAVISPTGHYSKSFMLTKRVLTAFNHYPLASLGTAGIAGWSAPFSEVQINHYKDSCNTTVVTECELYARRARVDRSALRLRRPLIKAIATAICSN, encoded by the exons atgtcgCGTACCGCACGGAAGTTTGTACGAGTGACGAAATTTTTACTTGCTGGTGTGACTATATTCTGTGTGAGCTGGATGGCATGTGTCAATGAATGGCACTCAGGGGTTCGCTGGAAGGAACACCATAATGTACAAGAGAACCTCTCAACAATGCGCACCATTGTTGGATATTCCGAAGGCAAACAAGCTGAACTTGACAGACCTTCACCAGAGGCATGTAGCAGACTGCCTGCCTTTCCAAAAATCCCATTTCTT AACCAAACGTGGTCTCCTGGCATCCAAGAATCGACGTGGCAAGGTGTGGAGGGTACATCCGTGTCTCTCTACTCTGCTTACTACGACGAAAGATTGCCCCAGCGCTACATTCGCGTTCTTGCTGCATTTCATG GTCGCAACATATCATCTGAAAAGCCATTGTTCTGCCAAACACGATCAATCGACGCAAATGATTATTCCGTGGAAGTTGTCGCAGCGAAACCGATAGAAATTTGGTGGAACGAATGGGACAATTCGTCAACACACGTAGAAACACCGGTTTTGCTTTCATGTCCTTTAACGGAACCTCTGACTGAACCTTCAATTATATCTATCGTCACCGAACCGTGTGACGATCCCTCCAACGGGTTTTATATCAGAAAGATTCACCTTAGCCTACAATATAAAAGAACCTTTACAATATGCGTAAaggatttaaaatttaaaaatgatatatctCAAAACTTAGTTGAATGGATTGAAACGAATAAGTTGCTCGGTGCAGAAAAGATAGATATGTATATTGACAGTTTAAGTAAAGAGAGTGAAGATGTTTTGCTTCGTTATCGCTCTCAAGGTTATGTACGATTATTTAAAGTTCCTATTAAGCATAAGAATGAACGATCACTATGGCAAAGAAGGAGAGATCACATTATATCATATAACGACTGCTTATACAGAAATATAATAGAATCAAAATATATAGTGCCATTAgatattgatgaaattttgctACCGAAAATAGCCTACACGTGGACAGGCCTATTTAAGCGATTAAAATATCAAGGTTggaattcaaataaatactcAGCTATTTTAGTACGAAATGTTTTCTTCTTTGACTTCATGCAAGGTACTCATAGTTATAAACCAAGTAAACATACAAATGagactaaaatttatattaaacgtgATGACGTGCGGATAGGAAACGAACAAAGCTTAGTAGTAAAAGAAATAGAATTAATAGATGATACgagttactttaaatataatttaaataataatttaagtgatGACTACGATACAATCAAGTATAGATCTGAATGCGATAAGGACCTACCTATACCTAAATTAGCAAGTCATATAGTTAGCTCAGCAGTTATAAGCCCCACAGGACACTATAGCAAAAGTTTTATGCTAACAAAAAGAGTGCTGACAGCATTTAATCATTATCCTTTGGCTAGTCTCGGAACAGCAGGTATAGCTGGATGGTCGGCGCCCTTTAGCGAAGTGCAAATCAACCACTACAAG